A region of the Dreissena polymorpha isolate Duluth1 chromosome 6, UMN_Dpol_1.0, whole genome shotgun sequence genome:
ATAGGAATACATTCTAAGGTGTACCATGGACAATTATAGGAATACATTCTAAGGTATACCATGGTCCATTATAGGAATACATTCTAATGTGTACCGCCGTCCATTATAGGAATACATTCTAAGTTGTACCATGTTCCATTATAGGAATACATTCTAAGGTGTACCATGGTCCATTATAGGAATACATTCTAAGTTGTATCATGGTCCATTATAGGAATACATTCTTAGGTGTACCATGGTCCATTATAGGGATACATTCTAAGGTGTACCATGGTCCATTATAGGAATACATTCTAAGGTGTACTATGGTCCATTATAGGAATACATTCTAAGGTGTACCATGGTCCATTATAGGATTACATTCTAAGGTGTACTATGGTCCATTATAGGAAAACATTCTAAGGTTGTGCATGGACCATTATAGGAATACATTCTATGGTGTACCATGGTCCATTATAGGAATACATTCTAAGTTGTACCATGGTCCATTATAGGAATACATTCTAAGGTGTACCGCGGTCCATTATAGGAATACATTCTAAGTTGTACCATGGTCCATTATATGAATACATTCTAAGGTGTACCGGGGTCTATTATAGGAATACATTCGGTCGTGATGTAGGACACCCCAGTGAATATAAGTATGTATGCAGGTACTTAAGCTCAAACGTTTCGTTGCGCAATCCATCAAGAAAGGTCGAGCAGGAAAAGAGAGATATGAAAAGTTATACTTGAATTACAACTTGCttgcatttatatgttaatgAGACCCTCGGATATAGGGCACCCCAGTGAATATAAGTATGTATGCAGGTACTTAAGCTCAAACGTTTCGTTGCGCAATCCATCAAGAAAGGTCGAGCAGGAAAAGAGAGATATGAAAAGTTATACTTGAATTACAACTTGgttgcatttatatgttaatgAGACCCTCGGATATAGGGCATCCCAGTGAATATAAGTCTGTATGCAGGTACTTAAGCTCAAACGTTAAGTTGCGCAATCCATCAAGAAAGGTCGAGCAGGAAATATGTTTCGTGCGAGGTTTTCTCCAACATAAAAAGCATGCGTGTTCTTTCTAATAATGAGCAGAACGTTAATGTGTTACTTACATAAATCAGAGATactaaacatttaaattttacaCATATTcttttaattaacccatttatgcgtagcgTCCAGAataaaagccttggcaaacagcgtagacccagatgagacgccgcatgatgcggcgtctcatcagggtctgcactgtttgcttaaaggaatttctgtatgaaatattcttaatatagaaaaaaaaactagacatccttaattttggaaataaattgatccaatttagaaggatgggagagtccattgggcataaatgggttaaacatggcGTCGATTGAGTAATACCTTGTATTCTCAGTGATCGATTCCGGTACAGCGTCCCGCTCCATTCGGGAATCTCAACGCTTCGGTCTGCAAACACAGGCACGATAATTGTTTACGTCACAATACACTTACTTCACGATCACGGACGTACAGCGATTACATATTTTGAGTAAttatataattgtgtttgtttgtcattCATATTGTTTTATCTTTGTAGAAATTAAGTTACAAATAGTTACATTAAATAagtcattattttatatttgaaaaaataattcgATCCATAGAcatactacagtatttaaacgccattttttaaatttaattttcatatttaaatgttatagctaataaatttattttgtgtgttttcaattctgttcaatttatatttagttttttaatCATtctatttgattaaaaacaaaaaagcacAGCAACCACACCGCGTGAAAGCATTTGTGAAAAGTTGTTGAAGCACACTCGGTTGGACGTGGAAGGTGAGTGGTGGAGGGTACAAACCCAGTTTATCTTGCGcgaatatatataacatatcttACATGGTAAAAAACGCGTATAAATCTGTCATTATCATTGTAGTTGTGGTCCTTGCTGATAGAGTTAAAACTTTACAATCAATTTTAAATctacaatatttaatttaatattactaGAAATTAGTAATTCACAATGTTCGAAAGTGATTAGTGgtgttagggggggggggagggggtattCGAATATATGCGTTTGCATAAAAAGCAGATGGGTAATTCAACACAAAAACGATAAAAACAAGTTATCATCCTACAATGAGTTTCTAGCTATGAGAGTATACATACGCTCGTTTCCTGTTTGTGCTGCAATGCATAGTACATATAATTCAAATGGAAATGCAGATATGCCCTTTCTTTTTCACATGTTCTATTTGTTTCTATTATGTTCTCCCGACATTCATCATTGTTTCtctatttttacatttaatattttttatgcacACAATGTAAAACTTACACTAGTTGAATTAAAGACAGAACAAATGTGTTTTGGTTGAGCCTGTACTACTTTGGTGTTGGGTGTTCAGTCATCAAGTATTCATACTTACTAAAAGGATTTCCAGGTTCAAATTTGCCCATCTTTTGCTGTATAAAATCTTCATCCACGGCGGTTGTGTAATGATCAATTCCTATAAACTAAGGCAAAAGTTCGTAAAAAAattattctaaataaaaaaagatatcattTAGCGTACGAATTACTTAATTACATTTTACGTTGCTCGCAATTAACAGAAAAGTTTAGTAACCTACATGTTTATTGTCTTCATTTGATCCTTGTATTTGATTAAGCGCCTTTTCTGTCCTGTTTATCATATCtacaaaaaagcaaaacatgTCTATTTGAAGAGTTTCttaataatgtattatataaaacCCAACAAAAGCAATCCTTTACTGCCATCATCTCGCGCTTATCAGCAATTACAACTTTTGAATAACACTGATAACTTTTTGAATTGATAATGTATATAATATCAAATcgttattttcattgattttgaggaGTGCACAGTTCATCTGctattattaatatttacatgtCATAGTTGCCTGGACAATAACGTGACAATCCCCTTCAAGGTGATCTAGAAGCAGTGTATTGAACGACTAGGGGAGCCTTTTATACGGCCATGCATTAAACGGCTACTCTAAGGGAATCTAATTATTAGGCAAGTATTAAACGGCTTGTTTGAGGGAATCGATTAATAAGGCCATGTATTGAACGGCAGCTTTGAGCGATCTAATGATATGGCAATGCATTGAAAGTTTACTCTGGGTTAGAATTTGATGATATGACCATGCATTGAGTAGCCGCTTTGATGGGATCTAATGTCACCCTACCTGATAGGCGTGAAGTCAACGCATCCTGGATCATTGGCCCGAGTTCCTTTTTAATCGTCCGGCAACCTGGAGCCAAAACTCAATCATTGAAAAAAATCTTAGATTATTATTTATtctgacaaaatataatattgaccaTGATTTAATTATCCCAAGTCAATTATTTAGTCAATAAACTCGTGTAAGTGCAAGTCGTTATGGACAAAATAAAACCTTGAGTTATTACAGTTTTGTTGCTGTTATGGTTGTTTTTTGTTGGTTCATTATACATTAAAAATCTCCTATTCTTATACTATTCTATTGCTCCGAGGTccaatatatttcatttcatgaGTGAGCTCGAGCAGGTGTTTACGACTTACATTTGTCTTCCTTGTtcttgggattttttttattgtgGCGTTCTTTGTGCTCGTTCCTTTGTCGCTTTTTCTGGCGAGTTGGACTCGAGCTGGTCTGGTCGTCAGAAGCTGTTCTCTTCCGTTTTGGTACCCTTTCTTCCCCTGTTAGCTGGAACGTTATATATAAAGTGTTTGTTTCAACCACAGTTTGAGACAGCATGCTATGGTCCTTCTATCAATCAAGGTTCGAGATGTCGTTGATATttatgtgatttttattattattcaaatcTCTTTATAATTTTGTCTCACACaataaatttcataaaacatTTGGAAGTCAACTTGCACTTGGCTAAAACGCGGTTGAATTCCATTGGCAAGCCAGTATCCATTATTAAGACGTGTTATCGTATCGATTTCCTATACCGGCAGTTTATCTGTTCGATTAGAAATGCCGTGTCGGACTCGAACCGTTTCATAGCCGTTAACTATGCCGTGTCGGACTCAAACCGTTTCATAGCCGTTAACTATGCCGTGTCGGACTCAAACCGTTTCATAGCCGTTAACTATGCCGTGTCGGACTCGAACCGTTTCATAGCCGTTATCTATGCCGCGTCGGACTCGAACCGTTTCATAGCCGTTAACTATGCCGTGTCGGACTCGAACCGTTTCATAGCCGTTTACTATGCCGCGTCGGACTAGAACCGTTTCATAGCCGTTAACTATGCCGTGTCGGACTCGAACCGTTTCATAGCCGTTAACTATGCCGTGTCGGACTCGAACCATTTCATAGCCGTAACTATGCCGCGTCGGACTCGAACCGTTTCATAGCCGTTAACTATGCCATGTCGGACTCGAACCGTTTCATAGCCGTTAATTCAAGAGCCGTAAAGGGAACAACacttataaaaaagaaaactgttcTTTGATAGCACTTGACAACGAAACAAACGCCTAAAAATAATGGCTTGGTTTATCGAACAATTGCGGAAATGCAATCCATGTATTGCTGCCATTAATGGAGTGAATGAAAGTAAAGTCCAAAATCGACATACATGTAGTCAGTTCCTGAATGTTTATTTCGTTTCCCAGTACTCAATGATTCAAAGTTACATGTTCAGAAACTGACGATGTTAGAACACCGATCTCCTTTTTGACCCACAGTTCCACGTTTTAAAATCAGGAACATATGTAATATTAGTCAACTAGGGAATAGGGGAATGCCGTTATCAATAAACGCTTCCTCTTTCAGTAGCAAAATCAAAAACACGTTATAACACTGCAAATTACTTAAGGTCATACTAATTCAGGTCAAAATCGTGTTTCGATGTATAGAATGTAGAATTGTTATAACTTACTTTATGTCCTTTCAAATAAAAAGATATACGTTTCCTACAAGTATTTTTGACATGCATAAATGATGGTTGaggcaaaaatgaaaaataaataataaaataagatcATATGTAAGGAATCTAGATTAAACTAACAATTTGAAAACAAGAAGTCTAAAGTTCCTGCTTATAATTATACTGAATACTATAAGACGCGAGTCAGGTTAGATCAACACAAGTACAAGTATCTGGCACATGTCCATTATTACTATCCGGTCGTGATTTGATACGTGTAATAATCTAAGTTATCTTGCATTTTGGTAAAGATAATAACGTGAACGATATAATGCAGTCGTCCTATAAAGTTATAATTAAATGCATGCACTGGATTGTGACCGATATATTTATGTGTGAACTGGTGAAtacagcttacctcaatcacTTGGCTGTCGTAATTCCCTTCCTGGTTGTCCGTGTATAGCCCCTGGGGGTCCGCCATGGCCCTCCCTGCCCTCACCTCTTCCCTGAGGATTGTCGTCAGTTCGTCCCGGAAGTTCCGTGTCTGGATCTGCACGTACATGTGCACAGTGAGGCCGCACGCGACCAGGGTGAGTACGCAGGCGACACATGCCACTGCGGCTGCGAGGTCTAGGGCGCGCCGGGGTCGAGGGGCCGACAGCTCCTGGATATTCGCAAAGAAGCGTTCACCGCGCACTTGATGTTTCATGGTCATGCTCTCTTCGTCGGAAACAAATTCCATTGCAATATTTCTGCAGTGCGTTGTTTTGATTATGTCATACATATAAACAAACAGTTTGACGGGCATTGATATATGAGTCACCGATACCTATTACCGATACAGATCAGCTGTTCTTCTAATGAAATCAAAATGTTAATAGCGAGTTCATTTTGCAATTAGAGTTATGTGTTATTAAATGGTTAAACGTTAAACACACGCAAATGTTCTGCTACCGATTAAGCTGAATTGATCACGTTAAACCAGTTATCGTAACCCGACACCATCGTTAATGGAAAGTTTAATAACgtaaataaacacatatatacTTAAACACAGAAAGCTGTTATCTAATACCGAAAGTGTCTTCCACGAAATCTCTGGTACACCGAGTCTACGAAGagacaaatgtttatttatttgataaagtgTTTGGTATTGCTACGTTAATGACGAACATTTAGAATGATTTTCGATTTTTTGCTCAATTAAGTTAGTGGTTACTGTGTCACTGATCctgttttagttatgatacttTGATTGTGAAAAGTCCTCTTATATAATGGTTATACATTTTACGCGGAAAGTAATTTGCGGAATATATCTACTTTTTTGAATGACATTGTCCATAACTGCCAACCAATGTAATAGGGCTTTTAAAATTAGTCATATATAACGTCATCCGGAAGTGCTCGTTCCTGACAATGCAGTGGTGTGACAGAATGCACGCTACACCATTTATTCCAACTTTCTGACCTACTGACCATATACGTTAATGATGATTGTATTGAGTAAAGTACTGAATATACTTCTTCATTTACATCAATGAATCGTTAACAGATGTAAAACCAAACAAAACAGTGACCATGGGAACATATCTTCtttattaatgtaaacaaaatacgTAAACTTTTGTTTACTATTATCGTAAGCGATGCTTTAGTGTACAAGTACATGTACTTACATAGTATTAAATTCTTAAGTAGGACACTAGACAGCTTGTTTTTTACTATTACAGTAGCCAATGCTGTGGTCCGGGCACATGAAGCAATTGCAAGTACTATCATTGTAGTCAATGCTTTAATTGCACACAATGCaatttgtttaaaggggccttttcacgttttggtaaattgacaaaattaaaaaaaattgtttcagattcggaGATTTTCGTTGGGGTTATGATATTTTggagggaacagtaatactgaacatttaccatgctctaaaatcttcattatatgcatcttttgacgatttaaaaacctgaaaagtataaagcgttgcaacgcgaaacgattgaataatttggagagttctgtaattgtcgttatattttgggaaactatgaggattgcttatattaagtataaactcatactcattgtatgagcacggattgccgagtggtctaagcgatagacttttactccatggttcagtggttcgagcccagttgagggttacttcttttctttctttaattgtactcttgttttttcactggagctttttagatccaatatttacatttatcaatataaagcatttaatgacacacttcaatacatgccaaaatctgtgaaaaggtccctttaagtacaACTTTTGTTGTACGGTTATTGTTTAAGTCGGACTCTAGGCAACAAGTTACTGAGACAAGGAGTTCATGTTGCTTCACGAAATGCGTCTGTTCAATGAGAATGTGTTTACAAATTGTCGGCAGGTCAGCTATTCTTATCCGTCGTTAAAGCGGCTCATTGCACAATTGAGTTGTTTTACAAACGCATTTGAGCGCTTTATATTCGATAGTTGAAGTTAATAAGATTTTTAAGGGAAAAGATCAACAACTGACCAtgagattttatttattttcaggtccagTGCACATATTATACAGTCCAAGACGCCGCGCTGAACAGCAACTCTCGATCACGGGAcacgttttaaaatatattaaccgGTCGAGTAACAAGTAGTTGTAATAGGCCAACTCCCTGCTTTAGACACACGCGGTtactgggagttgcaactggtaacGGCATTTTCCGTGGAAACTCTCTCGCTTTGAATTCATGTGGCACTTTAATAGGTAATACCCCCGATACACCGACTCCGCtcgaagtacgttctgaaaaatgtgactaaactggctcgaactgtgtgagaacggagtgatcgtagtagcaacgtgtAACGAACTGTCTTCGATCTTTGTGGACGGCATGGAACGGGGTTGAACGGGAAAGGTGTTTCAGAACTTTAAGTCTTCTCAAAATTTTCGtccgatcatcccgttctacaattaaacgtagtaacaacgtactggaaacggaatggacgtaataagaacggataggtcgtacTAAGGTCGGGTTAGGAACGTAccagaacgtagtgcgatcggaccgaaattacctgtacgatgccacaccgatcgagtccgtttccagtccgtccaatccgttctcagacagaccgaccccgtCCGCACTACGTTTCACgtacgatcttgtttcgtgtaAATAACTGAAGCTACCGGAGACACAGCGCGCTcctttttatatttagtttgGCAGTTTCAGGATTTTCAATACCTTCTGCCTTTTCTTGACGTTTTTCAGTTGcgatatttatttgtgttatttttaattgcGACAGCCTTTAGCTGCACTgacaatttagcagaattatttcttggaggcattacaaatgtacgtctggtcggctcaaagcgtgaaacatcaatgagaactggcaggaacgtagtcggttttataatcgccgtgcagaacgtggctgcaactacgtcctaaacgtactaccaacgtagtaggacggagtgagaactgcctttgaacgagttaccactgcacaacgaataaACAAGAACTGCCTACGAAGGTGATCGAACTGGCTGATgacgggctcggtctgactggaaacggtataccaacggggACAATGGGAAAATTGACCCGATTTGAACTAGATAAAGACGGACTGGCAACGGGATAGGACGGGATAGGAACGAGCTGCACGTACCGTGAACTGTGTATGAATGTCATTCAATCATATTGTAGATTTTTTTCTGATCTGATcaaaactacacgttcaagcaagttcacatcccgttctgcattttcttcagaacgtggtcgaactgtctaagaacgtgcttggtgtatgggcTCCTAAAACTGGTTTGAAAACTCGCTTAACCTAAAAAGGAAGATTCACAAGAAACAACATGGCAATGACACAAACTCGAATACTCTAACAAGAGCATTCGAGTTTGACCGTAAGTCGCTTACTGAATTGTTATAAGCAAATAGGTAGCAGCAATGTTGTTTTGTTGATTGGGGTAGTTTTTAAGGATTAAACATTAAGCATTAACGCCACATAAATACTTagaatcaacgaatatttcgtaaaaaagttaacccatacaaattagtgttccttatagccaaaattttaacgtaatatagatttaacgagataatAAATGCtcgattttatttttgtgtgtgacaatatattcccaTTTGAATTTCCTGCGACTttatccgaacatttacaagcaaacgccaaatattaattgattttgagtatttatgtggctttaagatTTGGCAATAGATTTTCCATCTAcgtacaagtttttttttaaataaataatcatatatggaaaactgcccgCCTTTTtgggacatgtttttcaacggaccgaaattattttttaatttggccGAGATATCATAAGGcaaatgttttgagcaagtttaCAGATGATTTAGCAAAAATGGTGTCCTTTGGAGAGTCTACAAgctcttttgtttaatttaacatagTGGCCTTGTTTTTTCCCCACaagatccagtttcgaactcgatttAGCTACATTGggaaaatttcttttaaacattttcatgattttattttctgaagtttcattaatattgttcaatattttagtCTCTAGAGTTCTCACACGGCATATGTTGGTTACGGGCGACGAACGAAGGACAAAAGATCACACTCATCACGATAGTTTTTAAAAATTGGATACATACATGAGCATTGCATGATTGGTGCAGCTATGTTCTATGCAGTCCAGACTTCAAAAAAAGCACCAAGTTTTGATACATGGTGAGATTATAGCCCTCGAAGCCTTTCTTAAGACGTAACTGTCATTGGGGGACGAACGAACGGACAATGGACAGACAAACGCTCAACAACTACTTTTAGCACAACTAAGCAACCATTATTGCAACAATAACTACACTAAAAGACATATAAGTAAAACGGCGTTTATATCCATACTCTTTCAAATTTACCTTAGTCGGTATGTGCATCCCAATATTAAAATATGGCACTTTTACCATGACATACAAGCAATCGTCGTCGCTCAGCAAAAAAACACAGTTTGACATTATGTTGTAAAGGTTTATATTGTATTAGTAGGTAATACCACTTGGTTTCCGAATCGAGTCACATTAAGGATAATCATTTTACAAACATCATCGGACAGGTCAGAACGGCAGATTTACGCTCATAAGCTTAAGTTGaaactaaataaaagaaacgttggtTTTATCGTACTGCAAACCCATGACgaatattgtattgaatactattgGCACCGAAACTTGAAATGCTTAAATTGAATCAACTATGTCCAAGAATCAAACGATAACCTTGTACAATTATTCAGACAATGAGATTGTGTgtcaagtaaaaaataatattacaccAAATAATTATGACTTGGTATTCGTTTCTGAGTCAAACTGATTATAAATAAAATCTTGTGTCATAGGTCAGTCACGATGTTTCAAAGCGATCTGTTCCAATTTATTATGTTCCGTAaatgactgcagaaaatgaaagctGTGACGCAGTTTGTACGGAACACGTCCTGATTGTTGATTGTGCGGTAGGTTGTACTTGAACTTTGGCTGGCGTTCAGCCATTATTTCCCTATCAGTGTCAATGGATTTCCATTAACGTACATATGAGAAGGACTCACGAATACAAGCTGTTTTTCATTGGTCCATGCGATATCAAAGAAAAGCACAATCGTTCAGGAAACAAATTGTTCAAAACCTCTGTGTCACAAGGTTATTCCAGAACACGTTTCATATTTATTCGAAAAAGCACATATCGAACAATACATTTATAGCCTTACCCACTGAACATTAATAGAATTTTATCATTGTAAACTGGAACATATTTTAACGCCTATAACGAAATTTCTTTGAATATGTCATCACTTGGTGGTTGTGATGTTATAAAGAATATACATAGACCGAATAACTCAAGTTTTGCAATATCTTCGCTACAACTATTGATGATGtcattaataaatgttttaattagtttaaacatatttattttagctcgattgcatagaacgCCTAAGTCTTatttaaaacgctctcgagtccgtgtttctgggactagaaccagtacttggtgtctatgtgggaaatctaaagaacgctcccacaacgGGGATCAAACTCGTGACCTCCaaatcgctaggcggacatcatatccactacaccactgcgacttCAATGTTTTAATTCAAGAGTGATGGAATTCGAACATTTTCATATACGGAAATCAGGGTCTCAGAtaatcaaaatgttcaaaatgtttagACTCAACAAACATGGACGGTCGATTACTAAAGCAACAGGCCAGTGTCTGACTTACAGACAGAAATATTTCCTATTATCATTTTAGGCATTTACATTTATTCTGTTGTTCGAAATTaatatcaattttgtttttaaagaattatttttatgtttttgttgttttcgaACCAGTAAACTAGTTTTGGGCGCTGCGCGCCtctacatacataaatacatacatacgcaCGCACAGAAAAGCAAGCATtcgcgcacgcacacacgcacacatgcacacaccagttatttatatatatgctcGGTAGAACAATTTATTTGATGGTATCAATACTGTTGCATTTAATTTACGTTCAAAGATGTTTGCAAACACGAAGCTCTTAAATGtgatgaatatatttttaaaggacGCCCACGCTCGTTCAGTACGTTGTTTGTGAGCATgactaataaataaataaatgaaaagttTGGTCTCATTGTTTTAAACTCATAGATATTAACTCCCTAATGTGACATAATAACGTAAGAAAAAACCGTTCATAATTCGTTCATAATTCGTTCATAGGTAAAGTATAATACTGTCTAGGGTTTGTTTGTATCTTCGCCCATGCATTTTCAATGCGCTTGACTAGCTCGTTGGCGAACCTGAGCATGGTTTTGTCCTGCACTCTGACGCCTCTGGCCGTGTCCGTGCTGTAGCCCCGGTAGTGGTGAACTAGAATCTTGCCTTGGTCCGCGTACACGACTGACCGACCAGCGCCGCACTGGGCGAACTCGTGCACGCAGTGTATACCCAGGATATGTGCACACTCCGGGCGAACTATGTACTTCGTCCTCTCACAGTTTGTGAACACATGCAGGCGTCGGTATGTGTGTA
Encoded here:
- the LOC127833970 gene encoding uncharacterized protein LOC127833970 isoform X3, with translation MPVKLFVYMYDIIKTTHCRNIAMEFVSDEESMTMKHQVRGERFFANIQELSAPRPRRALDLAAAVACVACVLTLVACGLTVHMYVQIQTRNFRDELTTILREEVRAGRAMADPQGLYTDNQEGNYDSQVIELTGEERVPKRKRTASDDQTSSSPTRQKKRQRNEHKERHNKKNPKNKEDKCCRTIKKELGPMIQDALTSRLSDMINRTEKALNQIQGSNEDNKHFIGIDHYTTAVDEDFIQQKMGKFEPGNPFNRSVEIPEWSGTLYRNRSLRIQEAPMTLKMFAPSSADSQRRLFDLDTNTGLFRARYSGLYHIYAHAQFRTGRNKGIVLLHRSPSGFELLGTLTCPPHDQALYSQFIQQPCVLAGTMTLKADDTVEVQLLDSQTTLGVKNTELYMGAVLIRPETGSVNGLHLQAFST
- the LOC127833970 gene encoding uncharacterized protein LOC127833970 isoform X4, producing the protein MTMKHQVRGERFFANIQELSAPRPRRALDLAAAVACVACVLTLVACGLTVHMYVQIQTRNFRDELTTILREEVRAGRAMADPQGLYTDNQEGNYDSQVIELTGEERVPKRKRTASDDQTSSSPTRQKKRQRNEHKERHNKKNPKNKEDKCCRTIKKELGPMIQDALTSRLSDMINRTEKALNQIQGSNEDNKHFIGIDHYTTAVDEDFIQQKMGKFEPGNPFTQTGNEHRSVEIPEWSGTLYRNRSLRIQEAPMTLKMFAPSSADSQRRLFDLDTNTGLFRARYSGLYHIYAHAQFRTGRNKGIVLLHRSPSGFELLGTLTCPPHDQALYSQFIQQPCVLAGTMTLKADDTVEVQLLDSQTTLGVKNTELYMGAVLIRPETGSVNGLHLQAFST
- the LOC127833970 gene encoding uncharacterized protein LOC127833970 isoform X1; amino-acid sequence: MPVKLFVYMYDIIKTTHCRNIAMEFVSDEESMTMKHQVRGERFFANIQELSAPRPRRALDLAAAVACVACVLTLVACGLTVHMYVQIQTRNFRDELTTILREEVRAGRAMADPQGLYTDNQEGNYDSQVIELTGEERVPKRKRTASDDQTSSSPTRQKKRQRNEHKERHNKKNPKNKEDKCCRTIKKELGPMIQDALTSRLSDMINRTEKALNQIQGSNEDNKHFIGIDHYTTAVDEDFIQQKMGKFEPGNPFTQTGNEHRSVEIPEWSGTLYRNRSLRIQEAPMTLKMFAPSSADSQRRLFDLDTNTGLFRARYSGLYHIYAHAQFRTGRNKGIVLLHRSPSGFELLGTLTCPPHDQALYSQFIQQPCVLAGTMTLKADDTVEVQLLDSQTTLGVKNTELYMGAVLIRPETGSVNGLHLQAFST
- the LOC127833970 gene encoding uncharacterized protein LOC127833970 isoform X2, with the protein product MPVKLFVYMYDIIKTTHCRNIAMEFVSDEESMTMKHQVRGERFFANIQELSAPRPRRALDLAAAVACVACVLTLVACGLTVHMYVQIQTRNFRDELTTILREEVRAGRAMADPQGLYTDNQEGNYDSQVIELTGEERVPKRKRTASDDQTSSSPTRQKKRQRNEHKERHNKKNPKNKEDKCCRTIKKELGPMIQDALTSRLSDMINRTEKALNQIQGSNEDNKHFIGIDHYTTAVDEDFIQQKMGKFEPGNPFTQTGNEHRSVEIPEWSGTLYRNRSLRIQEAPMTLKMFAPSSADSQRRLFDLDTNTGLFRARYSGLYHIYAHVPFNVDESMRSDGEAGNGAILLVHTRNTRRHNTLRCQEVTRADTAMTINNGPFEACNINGVLHLKQGDGVRLESVCKHLLVDLTKEITYIGALAYQLNTL